In one window of Tellurirhabdus rosea DNA:
- a CDS encoding Gfo/Idh/MocA family protein, with translation MNRSDFLKTSALAGAAVVGRPLITFAQKSTFRTALIGSGWWGMNILRCAMQAGESKVVALCDVDGRQLTKTAEEVGKLSSDRPKLYRDYRELLSREKPEIVIVATPDHWHPLIAIEAMRQGAHVYVEKPIGHTVNEGRAMVKTARDTGRVCQVGTHRRVSPHNVSGMEFLKSGKAGKIGMVRAFVHYAGGPGQRVPDEEVPKELDWNFYCGPAPLVPYNRTIHPRGFRNYLNFANGTLGDWGIHWLDQILWWTEEKYPKKVFSTGGRAIKQDNTDAPDHQVAAFEFEDFTAVWEHRQFAGNNAEKTHPRQAVGAYFYGTEGTFHMGWLDGWTFYPADANKPVIHQDAKLDKPDDQNIALLWTDFLDAIKSKRRPVCDIEIGHRSTNAALLGMLSYKLGRSIAWDGEKEQILNDPEASKLLSRDYRGEWQYPV, from the coding sequence ATGAACCGCTCCGACTTTCTGAAAACATCTGCGCTGGCGGGGGCCGCCGTGGTGGGCCGTCCCCTGATTACCTTTGCGCAAAAATCGACTTTTCGTACGGCGCTCATCGGCTCGGGCTGGTGGGGCATGAATATCCTGCGCTGCGCCATGCAGGCGGGCGAATCCAAAGTGGTGGCCCTCTGCGATGTCGACGGGCGGCAACTCACCAAAACCGCCGAAGAGGTCGGCAAGCTCAGCAGCGACCGACCCAAGCTCTACCGCGATTACCGCGAACTGCTCAGCCGCGAGAAACCCGAAATTGTGATCGTCGCTACGCCGGACCACTGGCACCCGCTGATTGCCATCGAGGCCATGCGGCAGGGCGCCCACGTGTACGTGGAGAAGCCCATCGGTCATACCGTCAACGAAGGGCGGGCGATGGTCAAAACGGCGCGGGATACGGGCCGGGTCTGTCAGGTCGGCACGCACCGGCGCGTTTCGCCGCACAACGTTTCGGGCATGGAGTTCCTGAAATCCGGCAAAGCGGGCAAAATCGGCATGGTGCGGGCCTTCGTGCATTACGCAGGCGGACCGGGCCAGCGTGTTCCGGACGAAGAAGTTCCGAAAGAACTGGACTGGAATTTTTACTGCGGCCCGGCCCCGCTGGTGCCCTACAACCGGACCATTCACCCGCGCGGCTTCCGGAATTACCTCAATTTTGCCAACGGCACGCTGGGCGACTGGGGCATTCACTGGCTGGACCAGATTCTCTGGTGGACGGAAGAAAAATACCCCAAAAAAGTCTTCTCGACCGGCGGGCGAGCCATCAAACAGGACAATACCGACGCCCCGGACCACCAGGTGGCGGCCTTCGAGTTCGAAGATTTTACGGCCGTCTGGGAGCACCGTCAGTTTGCGGGTAATAATGCCGAAAAAACGCATCCCCGGCAGGCGGTCGGCGCGTACTTCTACGGCACCGAAGGGACGTTCCACATGGGCTGGCTCGACGGATGGACCTTCTACCCCGCCGACGCCAATAAACCGGTCATTCACCAGGATGCGAAGCTCGACAAGCCCGACGACCAGAACATTGCCCTGCTCTGGACGGATTTTCTGGACGCGATCAAAAGCAAGCGCCGCCCCGTCTGCGACATCGAAATCGGGCACCGCTCCACCAACGCCGCCCTGCTGGGCATGCTTTCCTACAAACTGGGCCGCAGCATCGCGTGGGACGGCGAGAAAGAGCAGATTCTGAACGACCCGGAAGCCAGCAAACTGCTCAGCCGCGACTACCGGGGCGAATGGCAGTATCCGGTATAG
- a CDS encoding dipeptidase, giving the protein MNPLFPFAFLFFSVFPPDEVARLHRRILTLDTHADAPINLQKPGFDVGKRGTVAKDGTQIDFPRMKEGGMDAMFFAVYLAQGPRTPEGHAKAKSDALAIYDRIHQSLKKYPQLAELALTPADAYRLEKRGKRAVFIGMENGYPVGEDLSLLKTYYDLGCRYITLSHFANNAICDSATDPDGPLHNGLSAFGRNVVAEMNRLGILIDVSHVSDKTFYDVLALSKAPVIASHSNARALCDFPRNMTDDMIRALAANGGVIQVNFVSDYLRKPSDEHRRALTQVRMASVGRVMTPQLEARQQAQTDSIKRVYQHERASVADIVAHIDHIVKLAGIDHVGIGSDFDGGGGVDGLEDVSEIENLTRALVKRGYSEQDIAKIWGGNLLRVLGQAKK; this is encoded by the coding sequence ATGAACCCACTTTTTCCCTTTGCCTTTTTGTTTTTCAGCGTTTTTCCGCCGGATGAGGTCGCCCGGCTGCACCGCCGGATTCTGACACTCGATACGCATGCCGACGCCCCGATCAACCTCCAGAAACCCGGTTTTGACGTCGGCAAACGGGGAACCGTCGCCAAAGACGGCACGCAGATCGACTTCCCGCGCATGAAGGAGGGCGGCATGGACGCCATGTTTTTTGCCGTTTACCTCGCCCAGGGCCCCCGGACGCCCGAAGGCCATGCCAAAGCCAAGTCCGATGCCCTGGCGATTTATGACCGCATTCACCAGTCTCTCAAAAAATACCCGCAGCTGGCCGAACTCGCCCTCACCCCTGCCGACGCCTACCGGCTCGAAAAAAGGGGCAAACGGGCCGTGTTTATCGGCATGGAAAACGGCTACCCGGTCGGGGAAGACCTCTCGCTGCTGAAAACGTACTACGACCTCGGCTGCCGTTACATCACGCTCTCGCATTTTGCCAATAACGCCATCTGCGACTCGGCGACGGACCCCGACGGGCCGCTGCACAACGGGCTGAGCGCATTTGGCCGCAACGTGGTCGCCGAAATGAACCGGCTGGGCATCCTCATCGACGTGTCGCACGTGTCGGACAAAACGTTCTACGACGTGCTGGCCCTCTCGAAAGCGCCCGTCATTGCCTCGCATTCCAACGCCCGAGCCCTCTGCGATTTCCCGCGCAACATGACCGACGACATGATTCGGGCGCTGGCCGCCAACGGCGGGGTGATTCAGGTCAATTTTGTGAGCGATTACCTGCGCAAACCGTCCGACGAGCACCGCCGCGCCCTTACGCAGGTCCGGATGGCGAGCGTGGGCCGGGTGATGACGCCGCAACTGGAAGCCCGGCAGCAGGCCCAGACCGACTCCATCAAGCGGGTTTACCAGCACGAACGGGCCAGCGTCGCGGACATTGTGGCCCACATCGACCACATTGTCAAACTGGCGGGCATCGACCATGTCGGCATCGGCAGTGATTTCGACGGCGGTGGTGGGGTCGATGGGCTGGAAGATGTTTCGGAAATCGAAAACCTCACGCGGGCGCTGGTGAAACGGGGCTATTCGGAGCAGGATATTGCCAAAATCTGGGGCGGAAATCTGCTCCGGGTGCTGGGACAGGCGAAAAAGTAA
- a CDS encoding nucleoside hydrolase — translation MKRLNLLFLFLILSLKTVAQQPVPLILDTDIGPDYDDVGAMAVLHALADRGEVRPLAVISCNKHELVVPTIDVLNTWFGRPNLPTGAPKGPGVTDGAWQKWPEMLVAKYPHRIRSTAEAPDAVATYRQILARQPDRSVTIVTIGFLTNLADLLESKPDQFSKLTGRQLVEKKVKHLVSMAGLFPKGREFNVYKDSLAAERAFNQWPTPVILSGFEIGREVKTGPRLLADATLQSPVKDVFALCMPKAKEDRNGRMSWDQTAVLVAIRGAAPYYTLRRGRMTVNGGTNGWQDDPGGPHAYLVEAMPVAQVTEVIEKLMMHPKTAKAK, via the coding sequence ATGAAAAGACTGAACCTGCTTTTTCTTTTTCTGATTCTTTCCCTGAAGACAGTGGCCCAGCAGCCCGTTCCGCTGATTCTGGACACCGATATTGGTCCGGATTACGACGATGTAGGCGCTATGGCCGTGCTGCACGCGCTGGCCGACCGGGGCGAAGTGCGACCGCTGGCGGTGATTTCCTGCAACAAACACGAACTGGTGGTGCCGACCATCGACGTGCTCAACACCTGGTTTGGCCGCCCGAACCTACCGACCGGAGCGCCCAAAGGGCCGGGCGTAACCGACGGAGCGTGGCAGAAATGGCCCGAAATGCTGGTCGCCAAATACCCGCACCGCATCCGGTCCACGGCTGAGGCACCCGACGCCGTGGCAACCTACCGCCAGATTCTGGCCCGCCAGCCCGACCGCAGCGTTACCATCGTCACCATCGGTTTTCTGACCAATCTGGCGGATCTGCTGGAATCTAAACCAGATCAGTTTTCGAAATTAACGGGCCGTCAGCTGGTCGAAAAAAAGGTGAAACACCTCGTTTCGATGGCAGGGCTGTTTCCCAAAGGACGGGAATTCAACGTGTATAAAGATTCGTTAGCGGCCGAACGGGCGTTCAATCAATGGCCGACGCCCGTCATTCTGAGTGGATTTGAGATTGGCCGGGAAGTGAAAACGGGGCCGCGACTGCTGGCCGATGCAACCCTGCAAAGCCCGGTGAAAGACGTTTTTGCCCTGTGCATGCCCAAGGCCAAAGAAGACCGAAACGGCCGGATGAGCTGGGACCAGACCGCCGTGCTCGTGGCGATCCGGGGAGCGGCCCCTTACTACACGCTTCGCCGGGGCCGCATGACCGTCAACGGCGGAACCAACGGCTGGCAGGACGATCCCGGCGGACCGCACGCCTACCTGGTGGAAGCCATGCCCGTTGCGCAGGTAACCGAAGTGATTGAGAAACTGATGATGCACCCAAAAACCGCAAAGGCAAAATAG
- a CDS encoding single-stranded DNA-binding protein, whose product MASLNKVIIIGNVGNDPEVRYLDGGAVVARFSVATNERYKSRTGETVESTEWFRVEVWNEQAKIVEQYVRKGSQLYVEGRLRTETFTDKEGKERFSLNVRATTFQFLGGRPDGQEGGESYGAPQQQAAPRQQAAPAPQAQPQQAQRPAQQPRQQQPVAQEFTNSGDDDLPF is encoded by the coding sequence ATGGCAAGCTTAAACAAGGTAATCATCATTGGTAATGTAGGCAACGATCCCGAAGTACGCTACCTCGACGGAGGGGCGGTCGTGGCTCGTTTTAGTGTAGCAACCAACGAACGATATAAGTCACGGACCGGCGAGACGGTCGAATCGACCGAATGGTTTCGCGTGGAGGTCTGGAACGAACAGGCCAAGATTGTGGAACAGTATGTCCGCAAGGGCAGCCAGCTTTACGTGGAAGGCCGCCTGCGGACGGAGACGTTCACCGACAAGGAAGGCAAGGAGCGGTTCTCGCTCAACGTACGGGCCACCACGTTCCAGTTTCTGGGCGGTCGTCCGGACGGGCAGGAGGGCGGCGAGTCCTACGGCGCCCCGCAGCAACAGGCCGCTCCCCGTCAGCAGGCCGCTCCGGCCCCGCAGGCGCAGCCTCAGCAGGCCCAGCGCCCGGCCCAGCAGCCCCGCCAGCAGCAGCCGGTTGCGCAGGAATTCACTAATTCCGGCGACGACGATCTGCCGTTCTAA
- the ubiE gene encoding bifunctional demethylmenaquinone methyltransferase/2-methoxy-6-polyprenyl-1,4-benzoquinol methylase UbiE translates to MAVVPYKDKDTSKREQVAEMFDNISPKYDLLNHLLSAGVDIYWRKKAIRLLKPEAPKRLLDIATGTGDFAIEALKLNPEKIVGVDISEGMLSVGREKMKKLGVDHIIEMRSGDSEKLPFADNDFDAVIVSFGVRNFENLLRGLTDMHRVTRPGGTCLVLEFSKPRLFPFKQFYSFYSNTILPLIGRMISKDPSAYTYLPESVQAFPDGPDFLRIFEQAGFTNTRWIPLTFGICSIYIGKKSR, encoded by the coding sequence ATGGCCGTCGTACCTTACAAAGATAAAGATACCAGCAAACGCGAGCAGGTGGCGGAGATGTTCGACAACATTTCGCCCAAATATGACCTGCTGAACCACCTCCTCAGCGCCGGTGTGGACATTTACTGGCGCAAGAAAGCCATCCGGCTGCTCAAACCCGAAGCGCCCAAACGCCTGCTCGACATTGCCACCGGAACGGGCGATTTTGCCATCGAGGCGCTGAAGCTGAATCCGGAGAAGATTGTGGGTGTCGATATCTCGGAAGGAATGCTCAGCGTGGGCCGTGAGAAGATGAAAAAACTGGGTGTGGACCATATCATCGAAATGCGGTCGGGGGATTCCGAAAAGTTGCCGTTTGCGGACAATGATTTCGACGCGGTTATCGTTTCGTTTGGAGTGCGGAACTTCGAAAATCTGCTCCGTGGCCTGACCGATATGCACCGCGTGACCCGTCCCGGCGGAACGTGCCTTGTCCTGGAGTTTTCGAAGCCCCGCCTGTTTCCGTTCAAACAGTTTTACAGTTTTTACTCGAACACCATCCTGCCGCTGATCGGGAGGATGATCTCGAAAGACCCGTCGGCCTACACGTATTTGCCGGAGTCGGTACAGGCGTTCCCGGACGGCCCCGATTTTCTGCGGATTTTCGAACAGGCTGGTTTTACCAACACGCGATGGATACCCCTTACGTTCGGCATTTGCTCTATTTACATCGGAAAAAAATCGCGCTGA
- a CDS encoding LBF_2804 family protein, which translates to MRYLARVFETDHPSDEPFVLTNSERRLVRLGEFGTMLLSAALGCLTVLAFFLPHRFWPLLFTKTHLGYWDWPFISFLFAFLLLYLNVYTLTAVHGMAIKFISLVCQFPRYHDPDYNKHLNTVGAVSLRKGLRAHLLNPPPVIPQTVPWHLWGATLKALATAFLASLLLRWQPDDLPPVGLIWPSALAFAAWDGWTSHKILHDARIRILAPLTIRQFVNELAEEYGRTPEFREWVPIVLQHTCVGKANDSYPHLVLYHLLAGRFGPLPDAAEAPQLPLTDCPGSIQPGLERLLIFSVIIDGRLGISETATLNRLRSAGWLKTPLEEVRTQLSHFRAGQGLWV; encoded by the coding sequence TTGCGATATCTTGCGCGCGTTTTCGAGACCGACCACCCCTCCGATGAGCCGTTTGTGCTCACCAATTCGGAGCGGCGGCTGGTTCGATTGGGCGAATTCGGCACGATGCTGCTGTCGGCCGCGCTGGGTTGCCTGACCGTGCTCGCGTTCTTTCTTCCGCACCGGTTCTGGCCCCTTTTGTTTACGAAAACGCATCTGGGCTACTGGGACTGGCCGTTTATCAGTTTTCTCTTTGCCTTTCTGCTGCTCTATCTGAACGTATACACGCTGACGGCGGTGCACGGCATGGCCATCAAGTTCATTTCGCTGGTCTGCCAGTTTCCCCGCTACCACGACCCCGACTACAACAAGCACCTGAACACGGTCGGGGCGGTTTCGCTGCGGAAAGGACTGCGGGCGCACCTGCTCAATCCGCCGCCGGTCATTCCACAAACGGTTCCCTGGCATCTCTGGGGCGCTACGCTTAAAGCCCTTGCGACGGCCTTTCTGGCTTCGCTCCTGCTGCGCTGGCAGCCCGATGATCTGCCGCCGGTGGGGCTGATCTGGCCCTCGGCGCTGGCGTTTGCCGCCTGGGACGGCTGGACTTCCCACAAAATTCTGCACGATGCCCGCATCCGGATTCTGGCCCCGCTCACGATTCGGCAGTTTGTGAACGAACTGGCGGAAGAATACGGCCGGACGCCCGAGTTTCGCGAGTGGGTTCCCATCGTGCTCCAGCATACCTGCGTCGGCAAAGCCAACGACAGTTATCCGCATCTGGTGCTGTACCACCTGCTCGCCGGCCGGTTCGGGCCTTTACCGGACGCGGCCGAGGCACCGCAGCTCCCGCTGACCGACTGCCCCGGTTCCATCCAGCCCGGACTGGAACGGCTGCTGATTTTTTCGGTGATTATTGACGGTCGCCTGGGTATTTCGGAAACGGCAACCCTCAACCGCCTGCGCAGCGCGGGCTGGCTGAAAACGCCCCTGGAGGAAGTCCGGACGCAGCTCAGCCACTTCCGCGCCGGTCAGGGCCTCTGGGTCTGA
- the mutY gene encoding A/G-specific adenine glycosylase, translating into MITWYNYHRRDLPWRHTRDPYPIWLSEVILQQTRVAQGLPYYRRFLETYPTVQEMAAADERELLRLWQGLGYYSRARNLHQTAKLVTEQFGGRFPQTYDGLLRLKGIGTYTAAAIASFAFGEKVAVVDGNVYRVLARIFGITEDITTTGAKKTFSTLANQLIQTTDDPASFNQALMEFGAIQCTPVAPDCLLCPFQQRCVAFQTGRQQLLPVKSKKAPVRERFFNYLVIEQQGRIALKERRKRDVWHQLYDFPLIETDEPVEAFRYLMDHDTSKDILRKGFFSGEAEERTQLLSHQRIRAKFWRVTIPAGVELALPEEAKFFEPAEIERLPKPMLIADYCKSQLF; encoded by the coding sequence TTGATCACCTGGTATAACTACCACCGGCGCGACCTTCCTTGGCGGCACACCCGCGACCCGTATCCCATCTGGTTATCAGAGGTTATCCTGCAGCAGACCCGCGTGGCGCAGGGTCTTCCGTATTACCGCCGTTTTCTGGAAACCTACCCGACCGTACAGGAAATGGCCGCCGCCGACGAACGCGAATTGCTTCGGCTCTGGCAGGGACTCGGCTATTATTCCCGGGCCCGAAATTTGCACCAAACCGCGAAACTGGTTACCGAACAGTTTGGCGGCCGGTTCCCGCAAACCTACGACGGCCTGCTTCGCCTGAAGGGCATCGGCACCTACACGGCGGCCGCCATCGCGTCTTTTGCCTTCGGCGAAAAAGTGGCCGTGGTGGACGGAAACGTATACCGCGTGCTCGCCCGAATCTTTGGCATTACCGAGGATATTACCACGACCGGCGCCAAAAAGACCTTCTCCACGCTGGCCAACCAGCTCATCCAGACCACCGATGATCCGGCCAGTTTCAACCAGGCGCTGATGGAATTCGGGGCGATCCAGTGTACGCCCGTCGCGCCCGACTGCCTGCTGTGCCCGTTTCAGCAGCGGTGCGTGGCCTTCCAGACCGGGCGTCAGCAGCTGTTGCCGGTAAAAAGCAAAAAAGCACCCGTCCGCGAACGCTTTTTTAATTATCTGGTGATCGAACAGCAGGGCCGAATTGCCCTCAAAGAGCGCCGGAAACGGGATGTCTGGCATCAACTCTATGATTTTCCGCTGATTGAAACCGATGAACCGGTAGAGGCTTTCCGTTACTTAATGGACCACGATACGTCAAAGGATATACTGAGGAAAGGCTTCTTCAGCGGGGAGGCCGAGGAGCGGACGCAGCTTCTGTCGCACCAGCGCATCCGGGCGAAATTCTGGCGGGTCACGATTCCGGCCGGAGTGGAACTGGCGCTGCCGGAAGAGGCAAAATTCTTCGAACCGGCTGAAATTGAGCGTTTACCGAAGCCTATGTTAATAGCAGACTATTGCAAAAGTCAGCTTTTTTAG
- the gldE gene encoding gliding motility-associated protein GldE: protein MESDPLLRKVLLTDVWSTYFSFYAPYAVVLLVVLFLAALASAAEAAFFTLSPEDRTTCRVSENRAEQRVVQLLDRPRRLLASLVIFNNLLNLTTVVIVTYLVWQLNQFQPISGWTLAGVTVVVTLAIVLFGEIIPKVYASQNSLAVAKRIAPLASLAMLLFRPWSALLVNLSNVVDQRIQKRGYKVSMEELSQAVELTSSSSTHEERELLKGIVNFSNLSVRQVMRSRVDIVAVAEDLTFAELLGQINESGYSRMPVYRESIDQIEGMLYIKDLLPYLHREESFRWQTLIRPVYFVPETKKIDDLLQDFQKRRVHLAVVVDEYGGTRGLVTMEDIIEEIFGDINDEFDEEGEVPYQRVDEQTLVIEGRTPLVDICRLLNVDADFFDEVKGESESLAGLLLELFTRVPEAGEEVSLEPFRFKVISADDKKIEKVEIKRSEAVNSET from the coding sequence ATGGAGAGTGACCCGCTCTTACGTAAGGTACTCCTGACGGATGTCTGGAGTACCTATTTTAGTTTTTATGCGCCGTATGCCGTCGTGCTGCTGGTGGTGCTGTTTCTGGCCGCCCTGGCATCGGCCGCGGAAGCGGCTTTTTTCACGCTTTCCCCCGAAGACCGGACGACCTGCCGCGTCAGCGAGAACCGGGCCGAGCAGCGGGTGGTACAGCTCCTGGACCGGCCCCGCCGCCTGCTGGCCTCGCTCGTTATTTTCAACAACCTGCTGAACCTGACCACCGTAGTCATTGTGACCTACCTGGTCTGGCAACTGAACCAGTTTCAGCCCATTTCGGGCTGGACGCTGGCCGGGGTGACGGTGGTGGTGACGCTCGCGATCGTGTTGTTCGGAGAAATTATTCCCAAAGTGTACGCCAGTCAGAATAGCCTCGCCGTGGCCAAGCGGATTGCCCCGCTGGCGTCGCTGGCGATGCTGCTGTTCCGGCCGTGGTCGGCGTTGCTGGTAAATCTGAGCAACGTGGTGGACCAGCGCATCCAGAAGCGCGGCTACAAGGTGTCGATGGAGGAACTGAGCCAGGCCGTGGAACTGACGAGCAGCTCGTCCACGCACGAGGAACGGGAACTGCTCAAGGGCATCGTTAATTTCAGCAACCTGAGCGTCCGGCAGGTGATGCGCTCACGGGTCGATATCGTCGCCGTGGCGGAAGACCTGACGTTTGCCGAACTGCTCGGCCAGATCAACGAATCGGGTTATTCCCGGATGCCGGTTTACCGCGAGTCGATCGACCAGATTGAAGGGATGCTTTACATCAAAGACCTCCTGCCGTACCTGCACCGGGAAGAGTCGTTTCGCTGGCAGACGCTCATCCGTCCGGTTTATTTTGTCCCCGAAACCAAGAAAATCGACGATCTGCTGCAGGATTTTCAGAAACGCCGGGTGCACCTGGCGGTGGTAGTCGATGAGTACGGCGGTACCCGCGGACTGGTCACGATGGAAGACATCATCGAAGAGATTTTCGGCGACATCAACGACGAGTTCGACGAGGAGGGCGAAGTGCCTTACCAGCGCGTTGACGAACAGACGCTCGTCATCGAAGGCCGTACGCCGCTGGTCGATATCTGCCGTCTCCTGAACGTGGACGCCGACTTTTTTGACGAAGTGAAAGGCGAAAGCGAATCCCTGGCCGGTCTGCTGCTGGAACTGTTTACCCGCGTTCCTGAAGCGGGTGAGGAGGTAAGCCTCGAACCGTTCAGGTTTAAAGTGATTTCCGCGGACGACAAGAAAATCGAAAAAGTGGAAATAAAACGCAGTGAGGCGGTAAACTCGGAAACCTAA
- the porT gene encoding type IX secretion/gliding motility protein PorT/SprT yields MLYLHRKKIALTALLLALWAGETVQAQSTVRYRRVHQEGYDDKVVHYGFLFALPVTRFNVKYSDAYVTQDSAYQLYSPSKAGFRVGFVMNAAMTEHWDVRMTPAISLYGRTLEYKYANAPTRKETRESAWLELPILLKYKSQRRHNTRMYALAGISLGIETNVRRREVTGSSRLLTKNTDVAVEYGVGLEQFFEFFKFAPELRFSHGLVNLFEQPNVNVNQYNQSVRRLNTHTVSLYLNFE; encoded by the coding sequence TTGCTCTATTTACATCGGAAAAAAATCGCGCTGACGGCGCTGTTGCTGGCGTTGTGGGCCGGGGAGACTGTGCAGGCGCAGTCGACGGTGCGCTACCGGCGCGTTCACCAGGAAGGCTACGACGATAAGGTGGTGCACTACGGCTTTCTGTTTGCCCTGCCCGTGACGCGCTTCAACGTCAAATATTCCGATGCCTATGTGACGCAGGATTCGGCCTATCAGCTGTATTCGCCTTCCAAAGCGGGTTTCCGGGTGGGTTTTGTCATGAACGCCGCAATGACAGAGCATTGGGACGTACGGATGACGCCCGCCATTTCGCTGTATGGCCGGACGCTGGAATACAAGTACGCCAATGCGCCGACGCGCAAGGAGACGCGGGAATCCGCCTGGCTGGAATTGCCGATTCTGTTGAAATACAAATCCCAGCGGCGGCACAACACGCGCATGTACGCGCTGGCGGGCATTTCGCTGGGTATCGAAACCAACGTGCGCCGGCGGGAGGTGACCGGCAGCAGCCGTCTGCTGACCAAGAACACGGACGTGGCGGTGGAATACGGCGTTGGGCTGGAGCAGTTTTTTGAATTCTTCAAATTTGCGCCCGAACTGCGCTTTTCCCACGGTCTGGTCAACCTCTTCGAGCAGCCGAACGTAAACGTCAACCAGTACAACCAGAGCGTCCGGCGGCTGAACACGCATACCGTGTCGCTGTATCTGAACTTCGAGTAG